A window of Eikenella corrodens contains these coding sequences:
- the cysI gene encoding assimilatory sulfite reductase (NADPH) hemoprotein subunit, which produces MSNPDPRAKLPAAPLSDNERLKDQSDYLHGTISDDLTDGLTGAFKGDNFQLIRFHGMYEQDNRDIRAERVEQKLEPLKSMMLRCRLPGGVITPQQWLGIDQFAGEHTLYGSIRLTNRQTFQYHGVLKPDIKPMHQWLHKLGLDSIATASDVNRNVLCTTNPVESSLHKEAHEWAKKISMQLLPRTTAYADIWLDGEKVFSTEAPKPLIKEVADDVEPILGKNYLPRKFKTAVVIPPDNEVDIHSNDLGFVAIEENGHLVGFNVLVGGGLSSEHGNTSTYPNTSYEFGFVPLSHTLYCAEAVVSTQRDWGNRSDRKHARTRYTLERVGVDIFKAEVEKRMGITFEPIRPYHFTTRGDRIGWVKGEEGNWHLTLFIENGRIIDTPGKPIKTGLREIAKIHKGDFRLTANQNLIVAGVPPRDKKKIEKIAREHGLIGQVSKQREHSMACVALPTCPLAMAEAERFLPGLVSRVEAIMDKHGVGDEHIVLRVNGCPNGCGRSMLAEIGLVGKAIGRYNLFAGGNRIGTRIPRLYKENITEPEIIAILEDWIGDWARNRRPDEGFGDYAVRTGIVQPVLDPPRDFWKSTAA; this is translated from the coding sequence ATGAGCAACCCCGACCCCCGCGCCAAACTCCCCGCCGCCCCGCTGTCCGACAACGAACGGCTCAAAGATCAGAGCGACTACCTGCACGGCACCATTTCCGACGACCTCACCGACGGCCTCACCGGCGCCTTTAAAGGCGACAACTTCCAGCTCATCCGCTTCCACGGCATGTACGAGCAGGACAACCGCGACATCCGCGCCGAACGCGTCGAACAGAAACTCGAGCCGCTCAAAAGCATGATGCTGCGCTGCCGCCTGCCCGGCGGCGTGATTACCCCGCAGCAGTGGCTGGGCATCGACCAATTCGCCGGCGAGCACACCCTCTACGGCTCCATCCGGCTCACCAACCGCCAAACCTTCCAATACCACGGCGTATTGAAGCCCGACATCAAACCCATGCACCAATGGCTGCACAAACTCGGCCTCGATTCCATCGCCACCGCCAGCGACGTGAACCGCAACGTGCTGTGCACCACCAACCCCGTGGAAAGCAGCCTGCACAAAGAAGCGCACGAATGGGCGAAGAAAATCAGCATGCAGCTGCTGCCGCGCACCACCGCCTACGCCGACATCTGGCTGGACGGCGAAAAAGTATTCAGCACCGAAGCCCCAAAACCGCTGATTAAAGAAGTGGCGGACGATGTCGAGCCCATCCTCGGCAAAAACTACCTGCCGCGCAAATTCAAAACCGCCGTCGTCATCCCGCCCGACAACGAAGTGGACATCCACTCCAACGATTTGGGCTTCGTCGCCATCGAAGAAAACGGCCACCTTGTCGGCTTCAACGTCCTCGTCGGCGGCGGCCTATCCAGCGAACACGGCAACACCAGCACCTATCCCAACACCTCCTACGAATTCGGCTTCGTCCCGCTCAGCCACACCCTGTACTGCGCCGAAGCCGTGGTCAGCACCCAGCGCGACTGGGGCAACCGAAGCGACCGCAAACACGCCCGCACCCGCTACACCCTGGAACGCGTCGGCGTGGACATTTTCAAAGCCGAAGTCGAAAAACGCATGGGCATCACCTTCGAACCCATCCGCCCCTACCACTTCACCACGCGCGGCGACCGCATCGGCTGGGTGAAAGGCGAAGAAGGCAACTGGCACCTCACCCTCTTCATCGAAAACGGCCGCATCATCGACACCCCCGGCAAACCCATCAAAACCGGCCTGCGCGAAATCGCTAAAATCCACAAAGGCGACTTCCGCCTTACTGCCAACCAAAACCTCATCGTGGCGGGCGTGCCGCCGCGCGACAAAAAGAAAATCGAGAAAATCGCCCGCGAACACGGCCTGATCGGCCAGGTCAGCAAGCAGCGCGAACACAGCATGGCCTGCGTCGCCCTGCCCACCTGCCCGCTGGCGATGGCCGAAGCCGAACGCTTCCTACCCGGCCTCGTCAGCCGGGTGGAAGCCATCATGGACAAACACGGCGTGGGGGACGAACACATCGTTTTGCGCGTAAACGGCTGCCCCAACGGCTGCGGCCGCTCGATGCTGGCCGAAATCGGCCTGGTGGGCAAAGCCATCGGCCGCTACAACCTGTTTGCCGGAGGCAACCGCATCGGCACCCGCATCCCGCGCCTCTACAAAGAAAACATCACCGAGCCCGAAATCATCGCCATCTTGGAAGACTGGATCGGCGACTGGGCACGCAACCGCCGGCCGGACGAAGGCTTCGGCGACTATGCCGTGCGCACCGGCATCGTCCAACCCGTGCTCGACCCGCCGCGCGACTTTTGGAAATCCACCGCCGCCTGA
- a CDS encoding assimilatory sulfite reductase (NADPH) flavoprotein subunit, with the protein MNPLPPELAAQIAALNPLQLAWLSGYCWSQAGGQAVQPGIGAPAAAAPALAAPAAEPLRVAVISASQTGNARKVAAELHQRLATAGVNAAHTAAADYKPKNIAGEQLVLLVTSTQGEGEPPEEALSLYKLLSGKKAPKLSGLKFAVLGLGDSSYPMFCGAGKSFDELLAKLGGERLLERQDCDLEYQAEAAAWLDKIVPLVGSLAAAPAAAANTGNASGSPAAPASAYNKANPFPATLLARQKITGRDSEKDVRHIEIDLSGSGLQYRAGDALGVWFENDPAVVDEILAAVSLKGDEPVNAGGQGKTVREALLHDWEIGLNTPQFVQGYAEISGNPELKQAAADASAYAAANPIAGIVSQYPATLTAEQLAGLLRPLAPRLYSISSAPEEVGEEVHLTVGVLRYEHNGIPRTGVASGFLGGRLEEEGSVRVFVEENPRFRLPENPETPVIMIGAGTGVAPFRAFMQQRAANGDNGKNWLIFGNQHFTQDFLYQTEWQGWAKDGLLNKYDFAWSRDQEEKIYVQHKIREEAAELWQWLQQGAHIYVCGDASRMAKDVEQALLDTIAEQGSLSPDDADEYLDNLRQEGRYQRDVY; encoded by the coding sequence ATGAACCCGCTTCCCCCCGAACTCGCCGCCCAAATCGCCGCGCTCAACCCCCTGCAGCTGGCCTGGCTCTCCGGCTACTGCTGGTCGCAGGCCGGCGGGCAGGCCGTGCAGCCCGGCATCGGTGCGCCTGCCGCCGCAGCCCCCGCTCTGGCCGCCCCCGCCGCCGAACCCCTGCGCGTGGCCGTGATTTCCGCCTCGCAAACCGGCAACGCCCGCAAAGTGGCCGCAGAGCTGCATCAGAGGCTTGCCACCGCCGGCGTGAACGCCGCCCACACCGCCGCCGCCGACTACAAGCCCAAAAACATCGCCGGCGAACAACTCGTGCTGCTCGTTACCTCCACCCAGGGCGAAGGCGAGCCGCCCGAAGAAGCGCTCAGCCTCTACAAACTGCTCAGCGGCAAAAAAGCCCCCAAGCTTTCCGGCCTCAAATTCGCCGTGCTCGGTCTGGGCGACTCCAGCTACCCCATGTTCTGCGGCGCGGGCAAAAGTTTCGACGAACTGTTAGCCAAACTCGGCGGCGAACGCCTGCTGGAGCGGCAGGATTGCGACTTGGAATACCAGGCCGAAGCCGCCGCCTGGCTGGATAAAATCGTGCCGCTGGTGGGCAGCCTGGCCGCCGCGCCCGCCGCTGCAGCCAATACCGGCAACGCTTCGGGCAGCCCCGCCGCGCCCGCATCCGCCTACAACAAAGCCAACCCCTTTCCCGCCACCCTGCTCGCCCGCCAGAAAATCACCGGCCGCGATTCGGAAAAAGACGTGCGCCACATCGAAATCGACCTCTCCGGCTCCGGCCTGCAATACCGCGCGGGCGACGCGCTGGGCGTATGGTTTGAAAACGACCCCGCCGTCGTGGACGAAATCCTCGCCGCCGTCTCGCTCAAGGGCGACGAGCCGGTGAACGCGGGCGGACAGGGCAAAACCGTGCGCGAAGCCCTGCTGCACGACTGGGAAATCGGCCTGAACACCCCGCAGTTCGTGCAGGGCTACGCCGAAATCTCCGGCAACCCCGAGTTGAAGCAGGCCGCCGCCGACGCTTCCGCCTACGCCGCCGCCAATCCGATTGCCGGCATCGTGTCGCAATACCCCGCCACGCTCACCGCCGAACAGCTCGCCGGCCTGCTGCGCCCGCTCGCCCCGCGCCTCTACTCCATCTCCTCCGCGCCCGAAGAAGTGGGCGAGGAAGTGCACCTCACCGTGGGCGTGCTGCGCTACGAACACAACGGCATCCCGCGCACCGGCGTCGCCTCCGGCTTTCTGGGCGGGCGGCTGGAAGAAGAAGGCAGCGTGCGCGTGTTCGTGGAAGAAAACCCCCGCTTCAGGCTACCTGAAAACCCGGAAACGCCCGTGATCATGATCGGCGCTGGCACCGGCGTCGCCCCCTTCCGCGCCTTCATGCAGCAGCGCGCCGCCAACGGCGACAATGGCAAAAACTGGCTGATTTTCGGCAACCAGCACTTCACCCAAGACTTCCTCTACCAAACCGAATGGCAGGGCTGGGCGAAAGACGGCCTGCTCAACAAATACGACTTCGCCTGGTCGCGCGATCAGGAAGAGAAAATCTACGTGCAGCACAAAATCCGCGAAGAAGCCGCCGAACTGTGGCAATGGCTGCAGCAGGGCGCGCACATCTACGTATGCGGCGACGCCTCGCGCATGGCCAAAGACGTGGAACAGGCCCTGCTCGACACCATCGCCGAACAAGGCAGCCTGAGCCCCGACGACGCAGACGAATACCTCGACAACCTGCGCCAGGAAGGCCGCTACCAGCGCGACGTGTATTGA
- a CDS encoding sulfate adenylyltransferase subunit 1 — MTSPHRQAPLRFITAGSVDDGKSTLIGRLLYDSKALLGDQVRRLESSRSQGAIDFSALTDGLEAEREQGITIDVAYRYFATARRKFIIADTPGHEQYTRNMVTGASTAHAAVLLIDAAQLDFSQQPLQLLPQTKRHSAILRHLRCPHIIVAVNKMDLLGFSQEKFNAVAAAYRELADTLGLPETRFIPISALNGDNIVHESAHTPWYRGGSLLQVLESLPAGEGVSEAPQDFHFPVQLVQRADGSKQDDFRGYQGRIEAGSVRVGDKIRVEPAGLESSVRGIIGLKGSVDQATAGEPATLLLADDIDISRGDTILSAASPLAPQRRLAATLCWFDNRPLNPARKYLLKHTTRTVPAKIAAVRRVWDVHTLSHSAGRNTLEMNDLGEVELTLAQPLVCTPYAANPATGAFILIDEATNHTAAAGMILADAEAVGETQQAEQAT; from the coding sequence ATGACCAGCCCCCACCGCCAAGCCCCCCTGCGCTTCATCACCGCCGGCAGCGTGGACGACGGCAAATCCACCCTCATCGGCCGCCTGCTCTACGACAGCAAAGCCCTGCTCGGCGACCAGGTGCGCCGCCTCGAAAGCAGCCGCAGCCAAGGCGCGATCGACTTCTCCGCCCTCACCGACGGCCTCGAAGCCGAACGCGAACAAGGCATCACCATCGACGTGGCCTACCGCTACTTCGCCACCGCCCGCCGCAAATTCATCATCGCCGACACCCCCGGCCACGAACAATACACCCGCAACATGGTAACCGGCGCCTCCACCGCCCACGCCGCCGTATTGCTCATCGACGCCGCCCAGCTCGATTTTTCCCAACAGCCGCTGCAACTGCTGCCGCAAACCAAGCGCCACTCCGCCATCCTGCGCCACCTGCGCTGCCCGCACATCATCGTGGCCGTCAACAAAATGGACTTGCTCGGCTTCAGCCAAGAAAAATTCAACGCCGTCGCCGCCGCCTACCGCGAACTGGCCGACACCCTCGGCCTGCCCGAAACCCGCTTCATCCCCATCTCCGCCCTCAACGGCGACAACATCGTGCACGAAAGCGCCCACACCCCGTGGTACCGAGGCGGCTCGCTGCTGCAAGTGCTGGAAAGCCTGCCCGCAGGCGAAGGCGTGTCCGAAGCGCCGCAAGACTTCCACTTCCCCGTACAGCTCGTGCAGCGCGCCGACGGCAGCAAACAAGACGACTTCCGCGGCTACCAAGGCCGCATCGAGGCCGGCAGCGTGCGTGTGGGCGACAAAATCCGCGTCGAACCCGCCGGGCTCGAAAGCAGCGTGCGCGGCATCATCGGCCTCAAAGGCAGCGTGGATCAGGCAACCGCAGGCGAACCCGCCACCCTTCTCCTCGCCGACGACATCGACATCTCGCGCGGCGACACCATCCTTTCCGCCGCCAGCCCCCTCGCGCCGCAGCGCCGCCTTGCCGCCACCCTGTGCTGGTTCGACAACCGCCCGCTCAATCCCGCCCGCAAATACCTGCTCAAACACACCACCCGCACCGTGCCCGCCAAAATCGCCGCCGTACGCCGCGTGTGGGACGTGCACACCCTCAGCCACTCCGCCGGGCGCAACACACTGGAAATGAACGACCTGGGCGAAGTCGAGCTCACACTGGCGCAACCCCTCGTCTGCACCCCCTACGCCGCCAACCCCGCCACCGGCGCCTTCATCCTGATAGACGAAGCCACCAACCACACCGCCGCCGCCGGCATGATACTGGCCGATGCAGAAGCGGTAGGCGAAACGCAGCAGGCAGAACAGGCTACCTGA
- the cysD gene encoding sulfate adenylyltransferase subunit CysD — MSATLQNDHLDWLEAESVHIIREVLAECRNPAILFSGGKDSVVLLALARKAFAVPGRSIPLPFPLVHIDTGHNYPEVIAFRDQTARESGARLIVGSVEDSIAKGTVVLRRETDSRNAAQAVTLLETIEEHGFGALMGGARRDEEKARAKERIFSFRDEFGQWNPKDQRPELWSLYNARLHPGENLRVFPISNWTELDIWQYIEREKLALPPIYYAHRRQVVRRNGLLVPVTELTPPREGEQIEELSVRFRTVGDISCTCPVASSAATPAEIIAETALADISERSATRMDDQVSEAAMEQRKKQGYF; from the coding sequence ATGAGCGCCACCCTGCAAAACGATCACCTCGACTGGCTCGAAGCCGAATCCGTCCACATCATCCGCGAAGTGCTGGCCGAATGCCGCAACCCCGCCATCCTGTTTTCCGGCGGCAAAGACTCCGTCGTCCTGCTCGCCCTCGCCCGCAAAGCCTTCGCCGTGCCCGGGCGGAGCATCCCGCTGCCCTTCCCGCTGGTGCACATCGACACCGGCCACAACTACCCCGAAGTCATCGCCTTCCGCGACCAAACCGCCCGGGAATCCGGCGCACGGCTCATCGTCGGCAGCGTAGAAGACTCCATCGCCAAAGGCACGGTGGTGCTGCGGCGCGAAACCGACTCCCGCAACGCCGCCCAAGCCGTTACCCTGCTCGAAACCATCGAAGAGCACGGCTTCGGCGCACTGATGGGCGGCGCGCGGCGCGACGAAGAAAAAGCCCGCGCCAAAGAGCGCATCTTCTCCTTCCGCGACGAATTCGGCCAATGGAACCCCAAAGACCAGCGCCCCGAACTCTGGTCGCTCTACAACGCCCGCCTGCACCCCGGCGAGAACCTGCGCGTGTTCCCCATATCCAACTGGACCGAACTCGACATCTGGCAATACATCGAACGCGAAAAGCTCGCCCTGCCGCCGATCTACTACGCCCACCGCCGCCAAGTGGTGCGCCGCAACGGCCTCTTAGTGCCCGTAACCGAGCTCACCCCGCCGCGCGAAGGCGAACAGATAGAAGAATTGTCCGTGCGCTTCCGCACCGTGGGCGACATCTCCTGCACCTGCCCCGTGGCCAGCAGCGCCGCCACCCCCGCCGAAATCATCGCCGAAACCGCCCTGGCCGACATCTCCGAGCGCAGCGCCACCCGCATGGACGACCAAGTGAGCGAAGCCGCCATGGAGCAGCGCAAGAAACAAGGCTATTTCTAG
- a CDS encoding phosphoadenylyl-sulfate reductase, producing the protein MNIREIPVVREETASAVSFRPKLWQIPRPISAVYQRLPEKTAALRRRLLEIYRRHSRVKLASSLAVEDMLITDLLAQQGLRVEVFMLQTGRLNAETLDLADEVRRRYPALDFRLYYPEEKAVEEYVQTHGLNAFYDSVELRKRCCHIRKVEPLNRALADADAWLTGQRRGQSVTRSELALAEHDSARGIAKYNPIFDWSEQEVWAYTLQQRLPFNELYRQGYPSIGCEPCTMPVKEGEDIRSGRWWWESRDSKECGLHK; encoded by the coding sequence GTGAATATCCGAGAAATTCCGGTTGTCCGCGAAGAAACCGCTTCCGCCGTATCCTTCCGCCCCAAGCTGTGGCAGATTCCCCGCCCCATTTCCGCCGTGTACCAAAGGCTACCTGAAAAAACCGCCGCGCTGCGCCGCCGCCTGCTGGAAATCTACCGCCGCCACAGCCGCGTGAAGCTGGCCAGCAGCCTGGCGGTGGAAGACATGCTGATTACCGACCTGCTGGCGCAGCAAGGCCTGCGCGTGGAAGTGTTCATGCTGCAAACCGGCCGCCTCAACGCCGAAACCCTCGATTTGGCCGACGAAGTGCGCCGCCGCTACCCCGCGCTCGACTTCCGCCTCTACTACCCCGAAGAAAAAGCGGTGGAAGAATACGTGCAAACCCACGGCCTGAATGCCTTCTACGACAGCGTGGAATTGCGCAAGCGCTGCTGCCACATCCGCAAAGTCGAGCCGCTCAACCGCGCCCTGGCCGATGCCGACGCCTGGCTCACCGGCCAGCGCCGCGGGCAGTCGGTAACCCGCAGCGAACTCGCCCTGGCCGAACACGACAGCGCGCGCGGCATCGCCAAATACAACCCGATTTTCGACTGGAGCGAACAGGAAGTGTGGGCCTACACCCTGCAGCAGCGCCTGCCATTCAACGAACTCTACCGCCAAGGCTACCCCAGCATCGGCTGCGAACCCTGCACCATGCCCGTGAAGGAAGGCGAAGACATCCGCTCCGGCCGCTGGTGGTGGGAAAGCCGCGACAGCAAAGAATGCGGCCTGCACAAATAG
- the cysG gene encoding siroheme synthase CysG, whose protein sequence is MDYFPLFADLKGRPVLVVGAGHVALRKIRLLLRCGAVVRIAAGRLHPKVAALHGAGRVEWAARAFSPELLDTAFLSVAATDDSDLNERVFQAAQSRRLLVNTVDDPARCNFIFPSIIDRNPIQIAISSGGKAPVLARLLRERLEALLPQGLGVMAQIAGQWRGRVKARLGSTTQRRRFWERLFASAAFRRLAESRRSREAGQLVWRHLAGEQPQSGEVALVGAGPGDAGLLTLKGLQRIQEADVVLYDALVSDAVLDLVRRDADKICVGKRAGGGSVPQEETNRLLVRHARAGKRVVRLKGGDPFVFGRGGEELEALREAGIPFEVVPGITAALGAAAYAGIPLTHRDHAHGAMFITGHRKIDAEAPDWPALAQNRQTLVVYMGTIKAAELSRELIAHGRAASTPAAVISCGTLPHQQVFSGSLAELPELAAQAAQPALLVIGETVALRQDLAWFGGQPGRQDEQGGRYVQPQPAAAAGQAA, encoded by the coding sequence ATGGACTACTTCCCCCTGTTTGCCGATTTGAAAGGCCGCCCCGTGCTAGTGGTGGGCGCGGGTCATGTGGCTTTGCGCAAAATCCGCCTGCTGCTGCGCTGCGGCGCGGTTGTCCGCATTGCGGCGGGCCGGCTGCATCCGAAAGTGGCCGCGCTGCACGGCGCGGGCAGGGTGGAGTGGGCGGCGCGCGCGTTCTCGCCCGAACTGCTCGACACGGCCTTCCTCTCCGTGGCCGCCACCGACGATTCCGATTTGAACGAGCGGGTGTTCCAAGCCGCGCAGAGTCGCCGCCTGCTGGTGAACACGGTGGACGACCCCGCCCGCTGCAACTTCATCTTCCCCTCGATTATCGACCGCAACCCCATCCAAATCGCCATTTCCAGCGGCGGCAAGGCGCCGGTGCTGGCGCGGCTGCTGCGCGAACGCCTGGAAGCCTTGCTGCCGCAGGGTTTGGGCGTGATGGCGCAGATTGCTGGGCAATGGCGCGGCCGCGTAAAGGCGCGGCTCGGCAGCACGACGCAGCGCCGCCGCTTCTGGGAAAGGCTGTTTGCTTCCGCCGCCTTCCGGCGTTTGGCGGAAAGCCGCCGCAGCCGCGAGGCCGGGCAGCTGGTGTGGCGGCATTTGGCCGGGGAGCAGCCGCAAAGCGGCGAAGTGGCGCTGGTGGGCGCGGGGCCGGGCGATGCCGGCCTGCTCACGCTCAAAGGCCTGCAGCGCATTCAGGAAGCCGACGTGGTGCTGTACGACGCGCTGGTGTCGGATGCGGTGCTGGATTTGGTGCGGCGCGATGCCGACAAAATCTGCGTGGGCAAGCGCGCCGGCGGCGGCAGTGTGCCGCAGGAGGAAACCAACCGCCTGCTGGTGCGCCATGCCCGCGCGGGCAAACGCGTGGTGCGGCTCAAAGGCGGCGACCCGTTCGTGTTCGGGCGCGGCGGCGAGGAATTGGAAGCCTTGCGCGAAGCGGGCATTCCGTTCGAAGTGGTGCCCGGCATCACCGCCGCACTGGGCGCCGCCGCCTACGCCGGCATCCCGCTCACCCACCGCGACCACGCGCATGGCGCGATGTTCATCACCGGCCACCGCAAAATCGACGCCGAAGCGCCCGACTGGCCCGCCCTGGCGCAAAACCGGCAGACGCTGGTGGTGTATATGGGCACGATTAAGGCCGCCGAACTTTCGCGCGAGCTGATTGCGCACGGCCGTGCCGCCTCCACGCCTGCCGCCGTCATCAGCTGCGGCACGCTGCCGCATCAGCAGGTGTTTTCCGGCAGCCTGGCCGAACTGCCCGAATTGGCCGCGCAAGCCGCCCAGCCCGCCCTGCTGGTGATCGGCGAAACCGTGGCGCTGCGGCAGGATTTGGCCTGGTTCGGCGGACAGCCCGGCCGGCAGGACGAACAGGGCGGCCGGTATGTGCAGCCGCAGCCCGCCGCAGCGGCCGGGCAGGCGGCATGA
- a CDS encoding CopD family protein: MYYLLFKLLHIFFIISWFAGLFYLPRIYVNLAMVPTGSTEYRQLLGMAQRLFKFMTPLGIGAVLFGLLIPFFTGWWGQGWVHTKITLAVILAGYHFYCYRLLIDFQERRNRYSHRWFRVFNEIPVLVMAAALYLVVYKPF, from the coding sequence ATGTATTATCTGCTGTTCAAACTGCTGCATATTTTCTTTATTATTTCGTGGTTTGCCGGCTTGTTTTACCTGCCGCGCATCTATGTGAACCTAGCCATGGTGCCGACAGGCAGCACGGAATACCGCCAGCTTCTGGGCATGGCGCAGCGCCTGTTTAAATTCATGACGCCGTTGGGCATCGGCGCGGTGCTGTTCGGGCTGCTGATTCCGTTTTTCACCGGCTGGTGGGGGCAGGGTTGGGTGCACACCAAAATCACGCTGGCCGTTATCCTCGCGGGCTACCATTTCTACTGCTACCGCCTGCTTATCGATTTCCAAGAGCGGCGCAACCGCTATTCGCACCGCTGGTTTCGCGTGTTCAACGAGATTCCGGTGCTGGTGATGGCGGCGGCGCTGTATTTGGTGGTGTATAAGCCGTTTTAG
- a CDS encoding YdcF family protein, which yields MPAIFRGSLLRQVWRGIKLCLLVLLVQAAWCTWLVYSYSTRTASRRADAAVVLGAAAWGKNPSPVFRERINHGITLYRNNRVGKLIFTGGTPKSGYMTEAEVARRYARSHGVPNKDILLETTSRDTQQNLENTKTLMYNNGLESVVIISDPYHLARAAAVADYVGLDYQTEPTPTSRYSGQNRAKFMASEVLSLMAFQWWRLSETVAAYGRDYLLSRQAGQ from the coding sequence ATGCCGGCCATATTCCGCGGTTCCCTGTTGCGCCAAGTTTGGCGGGGCATCAAGCTCTGCCTGCTGGTGTTGCTGGTGCAGGCCGCATGGTGCACTTGGCTGGTGTACAGCTACAGCACGCGCACTGCTTCCCGGCGGGCAGATGCAGCGGTGGTGTTGGGCGCGGCGGCCTGGGGCAAAAATCCTTCGCCCGTGTTCCGCGAGCGCATCAATCACGGCATCACGCTCTACCGCAACAATCGGGTGGGCAAGCTGATTTTCACCGGCGGCACGCCCAAATCGGGCTATATGACCGAAGCCGAAGTGGCCCGCCGCTACGCCCGCAGCCACGGTGTGCCGAATAAAGACATCCTGCTGGAAACCACTTCACGCGATACGCAGCAAAATTTGGAAAATACCAAAACATTAATGTATAACAACGGTTTGGAAAGCGTGGTTATCATCAGCGACCCCTACCACCTCGCCCGCGCCGCCGCCGTGGCCGATTATGTGGGGCTGGATTATCAAACCGAGCCCACGCCCACCAGCCGCTACAGCGGGCAGAACCGCGCCAAATTCATGGCCAGCGAAGTGCTGTCGCTGATGGCCTTCCAGTGGTGGCGGCTGAGCGAAACCGTCGCCGCCTATGGGCGTGATTACCTGCTTTCAAGGCAAGCGGGGCAGTAG
- the arsC gene encoding arsenate reductase (glutaredoxin) (This arsenate reductase requires both glutathione and glutaredoxin to convert arsenate to arsenite, after which the efflux transporter formed by ArsA and ArsB can extrude the arsenite from the cell, providing resistance.), which translates to MSETVLLYHNPNCSKSRATLEWLQQQPGVTVQTLDYRANPPSEADLRRLLQQLGSSDVRSIMRTGDAAYAELGLDKPELSQDELIAALHQHPALLQRPIAVYRQRAAIGRPLENIIALFD; encoded by the coding sequence ATGAGCGAAACCGTTTTGCTGTATCACAACCCGAATTGTTCCAAATCCCGCGCCACTTTGGAGTGGCTGCAACAGCAGCCGGGCGTGACCGTGCAAACGCTGGATTACCGTGCTAATCCGCCTTCCGAAGCCGATTTGCGCAGGCTGCTGCAACAGCTCGGCAGCTCAGATGTGCGCAGCATCATGCGCACTGGCGATGCGGCCTATGCCGAGTTGGGTTTGGATAAGCCGGAGTTGAGCCAAGACGAGCTGATTGCTGCACTGCACCAACACCCGGCGTTGCTGCAACGCCCGATTGCGGTATACCGCCAACGCGCCGCCATCGGCCGGCCGCTGGAAAACATTATCGCCTTGTTCGATTAA
- a CDS encoding TlpA family protein disulfide reductase: protein MKKYVGLAALLAAAPLYAADLVNHADNRPASLDTGAQKRVQVVNVWATWCVPCRREMPALSQWYAAEKRQRRGVRVDMAGVALDKPTDVSRFLQSVPVRYPILRYTGNDSTAWMRGLGNPTGALPFTVIRAPACGNYRKTLLGEVSPQQLTQAVAEAAAKCRAG from the coding sequence TTGAAAAAATATGTTGGATTGGCCGCCCTGCTGGCCGCTGCCCCGCTGTATGCCGCGGATTTGGTAAACCATGCGGACAACCGTCCTGCTTCGCTCGATACCGGCGCGCAGAAGCGGGTGCAGGTGGTGAACGTGTGGGCGACTTGGTGCGTGCCGTGTCGGCGCGAAATGCCGGCGCTTTCGCAGTGGTATGCCGCTGAAAAACGGCAGCGGCGCGGCGTGCGCGTGGATATGGCGGGTGTGGCGTTGGATAAGCCTACCGATGTGAGCCGCTTTTTGCAAAGCGTGCCGGTGCGCTACCCGATTCTGCGCTACACCGGCAATGACAGCACCGCCTGGATGCGCGGCCTGGGCAACCCAACCGGCGCCCTGCCCTTCACCGTTATCCGCGCCCCGGCCTGCGGTAACTACCGCAAAACCTTGCTGGGCGAAGTATCGCCGCAACAGCTCACGCAAGCGGTGGCCGAAGCGGCAGCGAAATGCCGCGCGGGCTGA